TGAAAGCAGCCAAGGAACTATACGGAGCAGGCGAAAAATGGAAGTCGTACAAAATGGTCGATGCTCTGACCGTGCAATACGTCGGCCTCGATTTGCCAGAAGGAGTCGCCAAAGCCAAGACCGCGCTGGCCGCCGATGAAGAAGTGAAGAAGCAATTGCAAGCGCACAAAGAACTCGACCTGCTGAAGAAGCGGGCGGCCAAGGCCTCGCCAGCTGCCATGCGAGGGCTAATCTTCAAGTTAAAGGAACTCGTCGAGAAGCATGCCGGAACCGAAGCTGCCACCGAAGCCCAGCAGTTGCTCGGTAGCACTCCATCCAACTAACCGGTAGCAATCATTCTCCGTCCTTGTCGCCCCTCGTGGAGAGTTAGGGTTTCGGCTTCTTCTCGATGGCGGGGACATCGCCGATTTTGGCAAACGCGACGAACTGCTCGTTGATTCGGTCAGCTGTGGGGGTGCCGCCGTGGACCCAATAGCCATAGCGGAGCTTGAGCGAGTCGCCAACGGCGATGGTGCGGGGGGCTTCGTAGCTAAGGCAGGCCCCCATCCAGCCGTCGTCGCGAACGTGAAAGTGAGAAGGATGGCTGGGGTTCATGGGATGGTCGAAAAGGGTGACGCCGCCTGATTCGGTCTTGGTGAGAGGCCCGCTATAGTCGACCCAGCGAGCCTGTTTCCAAAAGACGCCGGCTTCGTTCACTCCCCCTTCGCTATTGAGAATGCGGCCGCCGCCATCGTGCACGCCGATCGTCTTGGCCAGGCGAATGCCAGTAATGCCGAAGGGAGTTTTGCCGAAGGTGACTCCCTCTTTGGCATCGGCACCGGGGGTGAGATTGAGGTCGATGACGAGAAGCCATTCACCGGGAGTAGCCGAGGGGATGAAACGCATGGCGCGCGTTTCTTCGAGCAGCTTTTTGCCCGCTTCGTCGACCCAAGTATTTTCGACTTCGATGAGGGCTTCGGAATCGGCGTCTTCATAGCGACTGACGCGTTTGTGAACGATGCGGCCCTTGGTCTGATCGTTCCAGAAGCCGACGCCGTTTACATCGTGGTGGCTGATCCAGAGGCTGTTGTGGTGGCTATGCCCGTTGGGATCGCGCGGGTGACCCATGCGGGTGTGCGACTTGCCGCTGGGGCCGATGAGAGGATAGACGAACGTGCGGCGATTGCCCGGGCCGAAGTAGTAGCGACTGATTTCGCGGCCATCGTGCTCGACCGCAGCTTGGCTATCGGGGAGCGGGAAGACCTGTACTGCCGGGACGGGCTTGGGAGCCGGAATGACTTTCTCGGCGGCTTTGGTTTCGGCAGTGACTTGGCCGAGTAAACTTGTGAGCAGGAAAACTTGAGTCAGCATGATGGGCACCAGTCGGCAGGATGAAAGGGCTCGATCAAGGAACGCTTCGGGCGCAAAACTCAAAAAACCAAAGGACAAAACAAACAAAGCCGGCTTCAGAACGTTTAGCGTTAATCGGCATCGAGAAAACTGAAATCGATCTTGACGATTTCGAGTTCGTACGAGCCCTTGGGGGCGGGAATCTCGGCAGTCTCGCCAATCTTCTTGCCGAGCAAACCTTGGCCAAGCGGACTGGTGACGAGAATCTTGCCGGTGTCGTAGTCTTCTTCGCCAGAGCCGACGAGGGTGTAGACCTCTTCTTCATCCATGTCGACATCACGAACGGTGATGGTGGCACCAAAGCAGACCTGGTCGCGCGGCAAGGTGTTCGGGTCGATGATCTGCGCCCGGGAGAGTTCCCCCTTGATCTGGTTGATCTTGGCTTGCAAGAGACCCTGCGCCTCTCGCTGGGCGTGGTACTCGGCATTTTCTTTAAGATCGCCTTCGGCCCGGGCAGCAGCGATCTTTTCGGCGATCAGCGGCATTTCAACATTGTCGAGCCGATCCAATTCAGCCTTCTTCTTGTTGAAGCCTTTTTTGGTCATCGGGACGTATTCGACCATGGGAGCAGTCTCGGTATCAGCAAGCGACAAGGGACAAAAAAATCGCGACCTTCAGTGAAGGCCGCGTGGCAGTAAACGATTTGGCTGAAAGGTATTGTGTGCCGCGCAGCAGCGTCTGTAAAGGCGAAAGAGGGGCCGTGCAGGCTGGTGAGGCGATTCGCGACCAGTGAGGCCGAGGACTAAGTCTCGCGCGGTTCGAGCTTCAGATCCAAATGACAGCAGCCGAAATCGATCTTGGCAACATCGGTCGTGGGGAGTTCGGCGGGGATCACTTCGGGGTGAATGGAGTACTGGATAAATCGCCCCTGCCGCGTGGGCAGGACGATCTTACCGCGCCGAAGTATCGACAAGTGGTGAGAAACCTTGACAATATCCTCCGAGAGTCGCTCCGCGATTTCACCGACGGTACAGGGCCCGCCAAACAGCACTTGCAAGATGCGCAATCGTTCAGGATCGGCTAACGCTTTTAATCGTTCGGCGCAAGCTTGAAATTCAGCTTGATCTTTCATGCTCAATCTCTGGCAAATTAGCCGACAAAAGCAGTTAATGGTTGCTCCTAAATTGCACGGTCTTTAGAATGTAAGACCGATTCGCGAAGCAAGTTTTACAAGTCTAACCCACCGTGATGTTTCCCTCTAGAGCGCGATATATAGCTCGGACCCTGCTAGTCGGCTGGGACGTTTCGATCATTGCGCACGTAGCAGTGGCGGCAGCAATTGGTGGAACGATGCTAGCATTTCCCTCGGTGCTAGAGTTTCAAGTTCGCCGCGGCGAAGCGATCTTGATTCACGCCCAGATGTCAGCGGTCGCGGCGACCCAGCCCGACCATACCCAGGAAGTGGAAGTGTCGGTCGAAGCGGTGTCGCTCGAACCGCCGCCGCAGGTAGCGGTCGAAAATGCCCCCATTCGCGATACGCTGGAACCGACCCCGGCGGTGCTGCCGGTGGTCAGGTCGGGCGATTACGAACCGACGAATGTAATGCCTACGGATAAGCCGCCAGCAACTTCGGTGTCGATCGATGCACCGGCGAAAGTGCCACCCAGAGAGAAGGCGAAAGAATCACCGCAGCAGAAAGTGGAAACAGCCGCCAAGCCACTCGACCGGCAAATTGCTGATCAGCTGCGGACTTCGCCCGGCAAAGTGAACGTCGCTGCCATTCGCCCTTCGGTCGCGGGCGCCAAGGTAGACGAGCTGCCTCGCAAATTGCCAGACAACCGCGAGCCACTGTACCCGCGCGATGCCCTGCTGGCGGGAGTGGAAGGGAAAGTAATGCTACGCGTGCAGATATCGGCTGCCGGTCGAGTACTGCGAGCGAGCGTCGAAAGGTCCAGCGGTATGACGAGCTTTGACGAATCGGCACTTGATGCCGTCCGTGATTGGCGGTTCACACCGGCCAAGCGGCAAGGCTTCGCCGTAGCACACGAGGTGTTCATCCCGATCCGGTTTATGATTCGGCGGGGATAGCTAATCCCATTACGCGACTTGCAGTTTAGACGGCGAAGAGTTGCCTGCTTGCGAGTGCCTACCTCGCGCCAGCTTTCTGAAACTGCCGTCGTGGGGGCGGACGATCTGCAGATGGCTTGGGAGGATTCTTCAGCAGCCGAAGGTGACCGGGACCAAGTAAGTCGTGCAAGCGAGCTTCCAGTTCTTTAGTGATGTTTAGCCGAGCCTTGGCCACTTTCAATTCAACGATGGTGCGGTCTTCGGTGACGATCTGCATTTTCAATTGACCGGGTTTCTCACCTGTCGCTGGATAGCCACGAACGATCTCGTACGCCTTTTTGATCGTCTCGGGACCGTGCTGCCGTTCGTCGAAACGAATCTCGATCCCGGAAGTGCTCCGCTCGTCGATATCGGCGAGCGTGCTTAGTTCGTTGACGATCAGGTTCGCTTCTTCGCCGCCGCGGCGATCGATACTGCCGCGAACCATCAGGATCGCGTCGGCTTGCACTAGATGACCGTAGTCGACAAAGCCATCGGGCCACAGGATGCAACGGATGTTGTTCGACTCGTCATCTTCGAGGTCGAACATTACATAGCGCGAAGGCTTACCGGGCTGCGGGTTCTTCGTGCTGCTGAACTTCAGGGCACCGAGCATGCCGCCCAAGATCACTTCCTGCCGTTCGGGCACGCTCTTCGCCCCGGTAACGGAATGTGAACGATACATGGCCAGTTTGTGCTTGTATTCGTCGAGCGGATGCGAAGATAAATAAAACCCGAGCACTTCTTTTTCGGCCTGAGCCATCTCCTTCGGCTGCTGCTCCGGCAGATCGGGCATGGTGACAACGGGCTTCGAGTCAGACTCTTCAGCGAATGCGCCGAACAGCGACTTCTGCCCGCTCTTGCGATCTGAGGCAACGCTCTGTCCCGCTTGAATCGCCCGCTCAATAATCGCATACAACTGTGAGCGCTTCACCTTAAAGCCATCGAAGGCACCAGCCTTGATCAGAGTTTCGATCACTCCCTTGCTTGAACCGGAAGAGTCGACTCGTTCGCAAAAATCGAACAAATCGCGGAATGGACCGCCTTTCTTGCGCGCGGTAACAATCGCTTCACCCGCACTACCGCCGCAACCCCGGATTGCAGAAAGCCCAAAGTGAATCTTGTCGCCAGAAACAGCGAAATCGACGTCGCTGTGATTGACGCACGGAGGCACCACCTCAATATTCATCCGCGCGCAATCTTCCAAGTGTTCGACGAGCGCGTCCTTCGTTTTAAAGTTACGCCCTTCGATATCACCACTGAGAAGTGCTGCCATGAACTCGACCGGATAGTGCGCCTTGAGATACGCCGTCATGTAGGCGATCAGCGCGTAAGCGGTCGAGTGGCTCTTATTGAAGCCGTAGCCCGCGAACTTGATGATCATGTTCCAGAAGTCTTCGGCCTCGTTTTTCGAGAGGCCCTTCTCACCGCAGCCGATGAGGAACTGGTCTTTGTTCTTGGCAATCAGCTCTTCCTTCTTTTTGCTGATCGCCTTGATGCACGTGTACGAACTGGCGAGTTCAATGCCGCCCAGTTCGCTCAGGATCCGCATCACCTGCTCTTGATACACCATCACGCCGTGCGTTTCCGAGAGGATCTTCTCGCACACGGGATGGATGTAACTGGCAGCCTGACGGCCGTTCTTCACTTCGACGTAGTCGCGGACCATGCCCCCTTCGAGCGGACCAGGACGATAGAGCGCGTTCGTGGCGATGATGTCGCGGAAGTGATCGGGTTTCATCTTCTGCAGCAGGTCGCGAATACCGCCCGATTCCAGCTGGAAAATGCCCTTCGTTTCGCCGCGTTGCAGCAGGGCGAAGGTTTTCTTATCGTCGAGCGGAAACTTGTACGGGTTAATTCGCTTGCCCGTCGTCTGCAGAATGATGTCTTCCGCTTTGCTGAGGATCGTCAAGTTGCGGAGGCCGAGAAAGTCCATCTTCAGCAGGCCAGCAGCTTCGACATCGCCCATCGACCACTGCGTGATGATGTCGTTCTTACCGCTCACCTTACCGAGCGGCACGTACTCGGTCAGCGGCTTGTCGGCGATCACGACTGCGGCCGCATGCGTGCCGATGTTCCGCGCGAGCCCTTCGATCTTGCGAGCCAAGTTCAACACTTCGCGAATTTCAGCATCGGTTTGATAGAGATGCTTCAGTTCTTCGGCCTGCTCAATCGCTTCGTCCAGCGAAATGTGCAATTGATCGGGTACGAGACTCGTGAGTTTATTCACGCGCTCGACCGGAATTCCCAGTACGCGGCCCACGTCCTTGATCGCCGCACGAGCTTGGAGCGTACCGAAGGTGCCGATTTGTGCGACGTTCGCCTCGCCGTACTTTTCCTTCACATAGTTGATGATGAGCCCGCGACGTTCCTTGCAGAAGTCGATGTCGATATCGGGCGCTTCCTTGCGATTCAGGTCGAGGAACCGCTCGAACAGCAGGTCATATTTGATCGGGCAAACGTGGCTCAAGTAGAGCGCGAAGCAGACGAGCGCGCCGACACCGCTACCTCTCGCCGTCGCGGGAATTCCCTTGTCGCGAGCTTCGCGTACGAAGTCCCAAACGATGAGAAAGTAGTTGGGAAAGCCCAGCTTGTTGATCACATCGAGTTCACGATCGAGCCGCGCGATCACCACGTCGGCCAGCACATCGTCCTTGAGCATCTCCGGATCGTCGGAGTAACGATCTTTGAGGCCGGTGATGCACAGCTCGCGCAAATATTCAGATGTCGAGCGACCTTCGGGCAAGGCATACACGGGGAAGTGCCGCTTGCCGAGTTCCAGGTCGATGCAAACCGAATTCGCAATCTCCTGGCTCCGTGCCACCGCATCTTCGAGCCCAGGAAAATGCTGGTACATCTCTTCCGGCGAACGGAGGTAGAACGAATCGTTCTCCATCTTCATCCGGTTAGTGTCGGTACGGAACCGACCGGTGTTCACGCACAGCATCACGTCTTGCGCTTCGGCATCTTCGCGATCGACGTAGTGCGCATCACTCGTGGCGACAAGCGGCAAGCCCATTCGCTTGGCAATGTCGACGGCCCCTTCCAGCTGAATGCGTTGGATGTCGACGCCGTTGTTCATGATCTCGATGAAGTAGCGATCGCCAAACAGCTTGCTGAACCAGGCAGCGGTTTCCATGGCGGCTTTGAAGGCATCGTCGCCGTCGCCACCGCGCAAGATCGCGTTGCTGAACTCGCTGGAAACACATCCGCTGAGGCAGATGATCCCTTCGCTATGTGCAGCGAGGATTTCTTTGTCGATGCGTGGCTTGTAATAAAAGCCTTCGAGCATCGCGGCCGAGGCAAGCTTGATCAGATTCTTGAAGCCGACTCGATTCTGCGCGAGCAGCGTCAGGTGATAACTGGCTTCCTTGCTGTTCGAAGCGTCCTTCTTATCGAAGCGACTGCCCGGCGCAATATAGGCTTCGTAACCGAGGATCGGGTTGATCCCCTTGGCCTTCGCCTTGTTATAAAACTCCAACGCGCCGTGCAGATTGCCGTGATCGGTCAGCGCCAGGGAGTTCATCCCATGGTCCTTCGCCCGCTGAATCAGCTTGGGAATGGGCGAGGCACCATCGAGCAAGCTGTAATGCGAGTGGCAATGCAAATGCACGAAAGAACGAGACATACGGGACTTCCTTGCGGACGGAATGCAGCGAAGACTTTGGCGCGATTAGCAGCCGACGTTCATTCTAAGAAATCGGGGCCGAGAGGCGAGAGGCGAGATATGGGAGGCAGGCGAATACAGAGGACAGAATTCGGTAAGTGTCGAGGGACGTTGCAGTTGGAGCCGAGAGAATTATTTCTTCCCCTCGTCTCCCGCCTCTCGTCTCTCTCCCCCGGCCTTCTCTCGCTCCTTGATCGCCTTGGTAAGCCACCGATCAAGCGTGTTAGCGAAAGCTTGCCGATCGTTCGCGTTGTAACCCCGCGGGCCGCGGATCACGTCGCCGCTGCCGCGCATCTGGTCGAGCATGTTCCGCACGGCAAGTCGCTCGCCGATGGAAGCCTCCGTATGAAGTTGCCCGCGCGGGTCAAGCGCTTCGCCACCTTTGGCGATGACATCGGCGGCCAGCGGAATATCGGCGGTCACCACCAGATCGCCGGGAGTCAGTAGTTCCACGATCTTGCGGTCGGCGATATTCGCGCCGTCAGTGACCAGTAGCGACGAGATGTAATCGGATCGCGGAATGCGAATCGACTGATTCGCGACCACGGTCATCTTCACTTGCCGCCGGTCTGCCGTGCGAAACAGCAGTTCCTTCACATCGACCGGGCAAGCATCGCCATCAATCCAAATTTGCATACCAGCTATTTTATCACCTCTGCTGCTGCCTTGTTGAGTGCAGTCCGCAGTGGGCAGGTGTCAGGATTGACGGGGAAGTCGGAGCGATATTGGTTGAGTAGCTTGCGTGACTGCTCAGCCAGTTCGCGGCGGACTTCGCGGCGCTCTCCTTTGATGCGGGCGATCTTCATTTCGTCGTAAGCGGTGGTTTGATGCCGCAGCCAGGCAATCACGGCTGCTTCGGCCCGCTGTTCGATCGGAATTCGCTCGGTGCGGGCAACGGTGCCACTCCCTACAGGCGTCGCATGGGCAGTGACGGCAGTCGCTAACTTTTCTGCAAGCGCGGAGTAGTAAGAAGAGAAGCCTAAGAACTGTAGCACCGCGCCGCGGAAGTCTTCGACGTACTCGCCATGCTTCTTCTCGCGCCGCGCAGCATCCGCTGCTTTCTTTTTGGCATGCGCCGGATCAGCCCGCTCAGCCGCCAGATCGGCGCGAATCTGCTCCACGGTGGCAGCAGGGCACCACATGCCGCGGGAGAATATTTTGCGGCCCCTTTTCTCTTGCACGCTCCATGTTGGACCAGCCAACTTCACCCGTCGCGTAAGGGCTGCATCGCCAGGCGGCAGGAGTATCCAATCGGCAGGTGCAGTCAGTATTTTTCCTTCGGCGGTGACGACGGTCCGCTCACTAGGACCGACGGCGACGGTGAGATTTTGATTGGGCATGAAGTGGCTGAAATGAATTCGGGTGAAGTGAATTTCCGGCGCAACAACCTGATTACAGCGGAAAGCCCGCGCGTCGGCTAGACTGTGGAACTTGCCCACACCTCTCGGGGAGAAATCAGATGCTGGTTCGCTGCAGTCGTTTGTTCTGTCTCGTTCTGCTGCTGGCTGCGGCCTTGCCCGTTCGCGGCGAAGAGCTGATCAAGCATTCGTTCTTTACTGCCGGCCCCACCTTCACGGGAATCATCGGCGAAGACGATGCCGAAGTCTGGAACGCCGGACGACCAGCTGCCCGCGATGGCTACGTCCTCGAGAACGGGAACGTGCTCGTCGCCTGGGCCGATGAAGTGGTCGAGTTCACCCGCGACAAGAAGGAAGTTGTCTTCCGTTACAAGCGGGCCGCCGAGAACAAAGAGATTGGCACTGCTGAACGACTGGCCGATGGCAAGACACTGATCACCGAGCTGGGTCCTAAGCCGCGGTTGCTGGAAGTTGATGGCGACGGCAAGATCAAGCTCGAGTTTCCCTTGCAGCCTGAAACCGACAACGCCCACATGCAAACGCGCATGGCTCGCAAGTTACCGAGCGGCAATTATCTGGTGCCGCATCTGCTCGCGTTCAAGGTGAAGGAATACACGCCGGAAGGAAAGATCGTCCGCGAACTGAAGACCGATCTCGATTCGCTCGGCGGCCGCGCGGCGAAAAACTGGCCCTTCACGGCGATTCAACTCGACAGCGGCAAGCTACTCGTCAATCTCACCAACGGCAACAAGACGGTCGAGCTCGACACCGAGGGGAACGTCGTCTGGCAGATCAGCAACGCCGACTTCCCGAAAGAACAGCCTTTTGCTGACCCTTGCGGCGGCCAGCGCTTGCCCAACGGCAACACCATCATCGCCAGCTACGGCTCCAAGGGCCCGATCAAAGCGTTCGAAGTCACTCCCAGCAAGAAGCTCGTCTGGACCTACACCGGCAAACATCGGATTCACGAGTTGCAGATTCTCACCACCAATGGCAAACCCATCGAAGGAAAACCGCTGAAGTAGCTTTCTTGTGTCGCCAGGGAACCAGCGCGAGTTTGATCGATGTCAGTAGTTGGCGAAACCTCTGAGTCCAGCAAAGTCGCCGGAAAACCTTTGCGACTTCGATTTTCGCTTCGCGCTTTGCTGGTGGCCACCACGCTATTTGCCTTCGCCCTGGGTTGGTTCGTGCGTGAGTATCGCCGATACGAGCGAGAGCGAGTGGCCGCGGCATTCTTTGCTGGCCACCCCAGCGTCAGCTTGTTTAATAGTCTGAGCCCACTTGGCGAGACTAATAATCAGCCGGTGATTGCGATTGGAGAAGTCCGTCACGGAAGAATCTATCGACCGATTGAGACGTTGTTTTGCGAAGGGAGAATCGAAGAAGAGTTCTCCAGCCATATGCAGCTTTTCACGAACCTCAAGAACATAGAGATTTATCAAGGGGAGTTCAGTTCCGAGAGCAACACCTTCGATCACCTTCCGGCGCTGCGGGAACTCTCGATCAAGCACAGCGACCTTCGCGACCGTCACCTCGGAAGCATTGCGACATTACCGAGCCTACGGAGTCTGCAGCTTCTGAAGTGTTCAATCTCGCCAGAAGGTGCGGAGAAACTCTCAACTCTTCAGAATCTCCACAACCTGATCCTCACGGATGCTCCAATTTCTGATGTTGCAATGGAGCGACTTTCAACATTTGCTCGGCTGGAAACTTTGGATCTACGGAACTGTACCTTTACTAGCGACTCAGCCGTGCATTTGGGGAAACTCTCGCGACTAAAGGTATTGGTGCTCAATTCGACGACGGCCGACGACCGCCTTCTCGAGTCGGCAGACTTTTCGCGTTTGGAGGTGCTCTCCCTCAATGACTGTCAAATCTCAGATCGCGGCCTCAAACAAGTAATCGCCGGCAGTCTTCGGCTGAAGTATCTCCTGTTGCGAAACACACGAGTTACTGATGAAGGTGTGGAGCAACTTCTGGATCTACCATGGTTGACGCACCTCGATCTGCGAGGAACAAGGATAACTCGGCAAGCACTTGCTACAGTAGAATCCCTCAAAGGCCGGGGCGTAGTTACTCTTGCCAACGTATTTCAAGTCCCGCCATAGCGCAACGATTCATGTCCATCATCAAGTGATCCCCATGAAACACCTCTCCGCGACATTAGTCCTCTTTCTCTCGATTACCTGCGCACCAATTGCCGCCGTCCCCGCGGCCGACGACCTCGCGCTACAGCCGCCATTGATCAATAAGTCCCCCGGCGCGGAGTACTCGCACGAGCAGCGAGACTATGCGATGACGATTGGCATCGAGCGGACGCCGAAGGGGCGGCTGTGGTCGTGCTGGGTTGCAGGGGGCGATAGTCACCTGGGTTACTTTGTGCTCGCGACGAGCGACGATAGCGGCAAGACTTGGACGCAGCCTCGCCTGGTGATCGACCCGACTGATGCGCCGAATGGTACGCCGCGGCGGACGCTGGTTGGCAACTTGTGGACCGATCCGACCGGCAAGTTGTGGTTGTTTTTTGATCAATCACTTGGGTATTACGACGGCCGCGCGGGAGCCTGGGCCATCACATGCGACAATCCCGATGCCGATCAGCCGACCTGGTCGGAACCGCGCCGCATCTGGCACGGCTGCACACTCAACAAGCCCACGGTGCTGAAGGACGGCACCTGGCTGATGCCCATTTCGCTCTGGCAACGGAGCCGGATCAGAACGCCCATCGCGGCGCTCAAGGGTGAAGCCGATCCGCAGGCGTTTGTGAAGACATTCACGGACGGTTTTCATGAACTGGACGAAGATCGCAAGGCTTGGCTCTTTGCTTCGAACGACGAAGGCAAGACCTGGACCAAGCGCGGCGGCACCGTGTTTCCCAAGTTCGATTTCGACGAACACATGACCGTCGAACTCAAGGACGGCAAGCTGTGGATGCTCGCGCGGACCGTCGATGGCATCGCTGAAACCTACTCCAGCGATCAGGGGCGAACCTGGACTGAACCCAAGGTGCGGTTTCCCAATATCAACGCCCGATTCTTTCTCCGACGGCTTTCGTCTGGAAATCTCCTGCTGGTGAAGCACGGCAACATGGATGAACGGACCGCCAAGCGGTCGCACTTACGGGCTTTCATCTCGAAAGACGATGGCCAGTCGTGGCAGGGTGGCCTTCTGCTCGAAGAGCGGACAGGCGTTTCCTATCCCGATGGCTTTCAAGCACCCGATGGCCGCATCTTTATTCAATACGATCGCGAGCGGGCCAAGGAGCGCGAGATCCTCTTTGCCGACTTCACCGAAGCCGATGTGCTCGCAGGCAAGCTGGTGAATGACAAGTCGCGGCTGCAGCGAATGGTCAGCAAGGCGACGGGCAATCTCAAAAAGGAAGAGCCGAAAGCACCAGCCAAGACTGAAGCAAAGCCCGAGACCAAACCGGCCGCGCCATCTTCGACCTTCGTACCGCCGCGCGGCACAGAAGGAAGTTCGGACAAGTGGGCGAAGCAAGCAGCGGAAGACGCCAAGCAGGATCGCAGTTCGATTCCCTACGACGGCATCACGCCGAACAAAATGGTCTGCGACACCACGCTGCGGCAACTGCCGGATGGCTCGTGGATTCTGTTCTTCCTCGCCGGCGGCGATACCGAACCATCGCCCAAGAACTACACCGCGATCAGTCGCAGCAATGACCAAGGGAAGACCTGGACCAAGGCCGAAGCGTTCGACACCA
Above is a window of Anatilimnocola aggregata DNA encoding:
- a CDS encoding YaiI/YqxD family protein, with protein sequence MQIWIDGDACPVDVKELLFRTADRRQVKMTVVANQSIRIPRSDYISSLLVTDGANIADRKIVELLTPGDLVVTADIPLAADVIAKGGEALDPRGQLHTEASIGERLAVRNMLDQMRGSGDVIRGPRGYNANDRQAFANTLDRWLTKAIKEREKAGGERREAGDEGKK
- a CDS encoding ArsR/SmtB family transcription factor codes for the protein MKDQAEFQACAERLKALADPERLRILQVLFGGPCTVGEIAERLSEDIVKVSHHLSILRRGKIVLPTRQGRFIQYSIHPEVIPAELPTTDVAKIDFGCCHLDLKLEPRET
- the greA gene encoding transcription elongation factor GreA is translated as MVEYVPMTKKGFNKKKAELDRLDNVEMPLIAEKIAAARAEGDLKENAEYHAQREAQGLLQAKINQIKGELSRAQIIDPNTLPRDQVCFGATITVRDVDMDEEEVYTLVGSGEEDYDTGKILVTSPLGQGLLGKKIGETAEIPAPKGSYELEIVKIDFSFLDAD
- the dnaE gene encoding DNA polymerase III subunit alpha gives rise to the protein MSRSFVHLHCHSHYSLLDGASPIPKLIQRAKDHGMNSLALTDHGNLHGALEFYNKAKAKGINPILGYEAYIAPGSRFDKKDASNSKEASYHLTLLAQNRVGFKNLIKLASAAMLEGFYYKPRIDKEILAAHSEGIICLSGCVSSEFSNAILRGGDGDDAFKAAMETAAWFSKLFGDRYFIEIMNNGVDIQRIQLEGAVDIAKRMGLPLVATSDAHYVDREDAEAQDVMLCVNTGRFRTDTNRMKMENDSFYLRSPEEMYQHFPGLEDAVARSQEIANSVCIDLELGKRHFPVYALPEGRSTSEYLRELCITGLKDRYSDDPEMLKDDVLADVVIARLDRELDVINKLGFPNYFLIVWDFVREARDKGIPATARGSGVGALVCFALYLSHVCPIKYDLLFERFLDLNRKEAPDIDIDFCKERRGLIINYVKEKYGEANVAQIGTFGTLQARAAIKDVGRVLGIPVERVNKLTSLVPDQLHISLDEAIEQAEELKHLYQTDAEIREVLNLARKIEGLARNIGTHAAAVVIADKPLTEYVPLGKVSGKNDIITQWSMGDVEAAGLLKMDFLGLRNLTILSKAEDIILQTTGKRINPYKFPLDDKKTFALLQRGETKGIFQLESGGIRDLLQKMKPDHFRDIIATNALYRPGPLEGGMVRDYVEVKNGRQAASYIHPVCEKILSETHGVMVYQEQVMRILSELGGIELASSYTCIKAISKKKEELIAKNKDQFLIGCGEKGLSKNEAEDFWNMIIKFAGYGFNKSHSTAYALIAYMTAYLKAHYPVEFMAALLSGDIEGRNFKTKDALVEHLEDCARMNIEVVPPCVNHSDVDFAVSGDKIHFGLSAIRGCGGSAGEAIVTARKKGGPFRDLFDFCERVDSSGSSKGVIETLIKAGAFDGFKVKRSQLYAIIERAIQAGQSVASDRKSGQKSLFGAFAEESDSKPVVTMPDLPEQQPKEMAQAEKEVLGFYLSSHPLDEYKHKLAMYRSHSVTGAKSVPERQEVILGGMLGALKFSSTKNPQPGKPSRYVMFDLEDDESNNIRCILWPDGFVDYGHLVQADAILMVRGSIDRRGGEEANLIVNELSTLADIDERSTSGIEIRFDERQHGPETIKKAYEIVRGYPATGEKPGQLKMQIVTEDRTIVELKVAKARLNITKELEARLHDLLGPGHLRLLKNPPKPSADRPPPRRQFQKAGAR
- a CDS encoding DUF2293 domain-containing protein, with protein sequence MPNQNLTVAVGPSERTVVTAEGKILTAPADWILLPPGDAALTRRVKLAGPTWSVQEKRGRKIFSRGMWCPAATVEQIRADLAAERADPAHAKKKAADAARREKKHGEYVEDFRGAVLQFLGFSSYYSALAEKLATAVTAHATPVGSGTVARTERIPIEQRAEAAVIAWLRHQTTAYDEMKIARIKGERREVRRELAEQSRKLLNQYRSDFPVNPDTCPLRTALNKAAAEVIK
- a CDS encoding leucine-rich repeat domain-containing protein — protein: MSVVGETSESSKVAGKPLRLRFSLRALLVATTLFAFALGWFVREYRRYERERVAAAFFAGHPSVSLFNSLSPLGETNNQPVIAIGEVRHGRIYRPIETLFCEGRIEEEFSSHMQLFTNLKNIEIYQGEFSSESNTFDHLPALRELSIKHSDLRDRHLGSIATLPSLRSLQLLKCSISPEGAEKLSTLQNLHNLILTDAPISDVAMERLSTFARLETLDLRNCTFTSDSAVHLGKLSRLKVLVLNSTTADDRLLESADFSRLEVLSLNDCQISDRGLKQVIAGSLRLKYLLLRNTRVTDEGVEQLLDLPWLTHLDLRGTRITRQALATVESLKGRGVVTLANVFQVPP
- a CDS encoding DUF6807 domain-containing protein: MLTQVFLLTSLLGQVTAETKAAEKVIPAPKPVPAVQVFPLPDSQAAVEHDGREISRYYFGPGNRRTFVYPLIGPSGKSHTRMGHPRDPNGHSHHNSLWISHHDVNGVGFWNDQTKGRIVHKRVSRYEDADSEALIEVENTWVDEAGKKLLEETRAMRFIPSATPGEWLLVIDLNLTPGADAKEGVTFGKTPFGITGIRLAKTIGVHDGGGRILNSEGGVNEAGVFWKQARWVDYSGPLTKTESGGVTLFDHPMNPSHPSHFHVRDDGWMGACLSYEAPRTIAVGDSLKLRYGYWVHGGTPTADRINEQFVAFAKIGDVPAIEKKPKP
- a CDS encoding beta-propeller domain-containing protein, which produces MLVRCSRLFCLVLLLAAALPVRGEELIKHSFFTAGPTFTGIIGEDDAEVWNAGRPAARDGYVLENGNVLVAWADEVVEFTRDKKEVVFRYKRAAENKEIGTAERLADGKTLITELGPKPRLLEVDGDGKIKLEFPLQPETDNAHMQTRMARKLPSGNYLVPHLLAFKVKEYTPEGKIVRELKTDLDSLGGRAAKNWPFTAIQLDSGKLLVNLTNGNKTVELDTEGNVVWQISNADFPKEQPFADPCGGQRLPNGNTIIASYGSKGPIKAFEVTPSKKLVWTYTGKHRIHELQILTTNGKPIEGKPLK
- a CDS encoding energy transducer TonB yields the protein MLAFPSVLEFQVRRGEAILIHAQMSAVAATQPDHTQEVEVSVEAVSLEPPPQVAVENAPIRDTLEPTPAVLPVVRSGDYEPTNVMPTDKPPATSVSIDAPAKVPPREKAKESPQQKVETAAKPLDRQIADQLRTSPGKVNVAAIRPSVAGAKVDELPRKLPDNREPLYPRDALLAGVEGKVMLRVQISAAGRVLRASVERSSGMTSFDESALDAVRDWRFTPAKRQGFAVAHEVFIPIRFMIRRG